The sequence below is a genomic window from Manis pentadactyla isolate mManPen7 chromosome 17, mManPen7.hap1, whole genome shotgun sequence.
aacCTGAGAATCACCACAGGCACCTGCTCTACCTTCTCCATGTCAAGATCCTGTCTGCAGCAACTAGATCCTCCTTTCATGCTCAATTCAAAGAGAAGCTTCCCTAATAAGCTGGCTTCTCAGACTTATGCCAGCTACATAAAGCATGTGaactattttctgttttcaagcCCCAACAATTCTCTTGGGACCAATATTTCCACCGACATTGCAATTCAATATTAATTCAAAGACTATCTTCAGTTACATCAAAACTCCATACACTAAAACAGAAAAACTTTGGATTTTTGCAACCCAGTATTAGGTTTCTCTTTTCTCAGTCTTGCCTTCAGTTTGTCTAGGAAAGTAAAAGTGTTGAAAGGAAAAGTAGTGCTTATTATTTTGTACAAAACTTCAAAAGCAGTAAACCATTTGATTTCTCAAAAGTGTGACTTAAGCTCACAAGAAACTCCTAATATTTCAGGAATGTGGAAACTAAACTAATGAGCACGTCATATGAAAAGATTAAATACAGTATATGGTGTTTTCAGAGTCAACACAGAATCCACTGGGTGTTTATGGCATCTGACCCACTGAGCCGAGCCTGGTGCTGAAGCCAGATTTGTGAAAGCAACCGGACAGGGTCACAATCCACAGAATATGGGGATTTTTGTGGAACAGCTTACAGATTTTCTGACAACCTTGTCTTTTGATTCAGATGAATGCAACACCCTCATTTGGTCATGaggaattttaataaaaaacttGTCACCAAGGCTGTTTCTCATTGGGTACAAGTATGTGTGGGAatgacagtttttaaattttgttgaaaaatGAAATGGTATTAGACACCAAAATCAATGCCAAAATAAGGTTAACtttgaatggaaaaataagaaaaatgacaaatgccACATTAAGATGAATAACCTTTAGGCTTTGTTAGCAGATACACTCCTGCCTCCCACACTGGACCCCGATTTAGATTATTCTCAAGTGGGGATGTCTAGGGAGCACAGGACAGCTGGGCGTTCTGTAGATGGCTGCAGGGCCATTGCATTCTTCTGTAGTACCTCACCTACACTTCTTCACTTCAAGTATGTTAGCCTGTTTCAGGGCTTGGGATGGCTGCCCAGATGCACTTAGCTGCTCTCAAGCCATGGCTTTTCTTCCCTGCATCTAAAGTGCCAAATACTGTGCTATATATGGACATGATCAGAATTCTACAGCTTCCCAGGCATCTTCTATTTGTAAATCAATGCACTGTTGGGTAGACTATTGCTCCCACATCCTCTGAgctgaaagaataaaataggaCCCAGAGACGCCAAGGCTCTCAAATGATCTCAACAATTGCCAGTCAAGGAGGAAGAGGATTTATTTCTCCATCTTCTTCAAGGGCAGACAGTGCAATGGATTTGTAGTCAGTATACCTGGGATTGAATTCATGTGGAGAGAGGGTGAGATTTGGAATCTGGGATGTGAGTCTTGTATGGGCTAATGTTAGCAACTTTCAAAAACCTtctcaccaatttttttttttgccttcattcACGTCCTAGAGAGCTCACCCCACTTCAGGAGCTGTTTCTCCTGGCAGTTTCCATCCTCAACAATTTCAGTATACTCGGGATAATCATGCCCTAAACCCAGAACAGAAAGCGTTTTATGAAGAAAGTGGGTTTCTTGTCATTAAAAATTTGGTCTCTGTTGCTGATATCAAATGCTTTAGGAATGAGTTTGAAAGAATCTGCAGAAATGAGGtgaaaccagagaaaataatgataatgagAGATGTGACCATTGGAAAATCAGAATATGTTCCAAGTGAAAACATGATTACAAAGGTCCAGGGTTTTCAAGAAGATGAGGAACTCTTCAGTTACTGCACTCTCCCTGAGATTCTGAAATATGTGGAGTGCTTCACTGGACCCAATATTATGGCCATGCATAAGTGTTGGTAAACAAACCTCCAGATTCTGGCAAGAAGACATCCCGTGACCCTACGCACCAGAATCTGCACTATTTCTGCTTCAGGCCCAGCAATAGTACAGTTTGCGTGTGGACAGCCGTGGAGCACGTCGATCAGAGCAGTGGCTGTCTGACGGTTCTTCCAGGCACACACAAAGGTCCCCTGAAGCCCCATGATTACCCCCAGTGGGAGGGGGGAGTTAACATACTGTACCATGGGATCCAGGATGGGCTC
It includes:
- the LOC118916613 gene encoding LOW QUALITY PROTEIN: phytanoyl-CoA dioxygenase, peroxisomal-like (The sequence of the model RefSeq protein was modified relative to this genomic sequence to represent the inferred CDS: inserted 1 base in 1 codon; substituted 1 base at 1 genomic stop codon); translation: MIMRDVTIGKSEYVPSENMITKVQGFQEDEELFSYCTLPEILKYVECFTGPNIMAMHXVLVNKPPDSGKKTSRDPTHQNLHYFCFRPSNSTVCVWTAVEHVDQSSGCLTVLPGTHKGPLKPHDYPQWEGGVNILYHGIQDGLHDETTARVHVVMEKGDTVFFHPLLIHGSGVNKTKGFRKVISCYFADAHCQYIDVKGTSQENTGKEIVELANKVQGIKGITLKDIGRFXARLVKGQRINL